A portion of the Streptomyces sp. YPW6 genome contains these proteins:
- a CDS encoding toxin, producing MSLRKLRKECEAGLADLPLPVPFTLDGLVAKMEAAGGRTIRLHEMPDRLARVNAACGLRLKAGPTSLVLYRRRPTAYQTQHVILHELCHEWFDHGTTLDADQLRTLLPVFDTSLIARMISPAAAESFASGGGTVQARAQYDTHDERMAEFGASLIPRMARDLTTDDMVGRLDNSLSRPVAHRRRGLFPGRRPSGD from the coding sequence ATGTCCCTGCGGAAACTGCGGAAAGAGTGCGAGGCCGGGCTCGCCGACCTGCCCCTCCCGGTTCCCTTCACCCTGGACGGGCTCGTCGCGAAAATGGAGGCGGCCGGCGGGCGCACGATCCGGCTGCACGAGATGCCGGACCGCCTCGCCCGTGTCAACGCCGCCTGCGGGCTGCGCCTGAAGGCCGGCCCCACCAGCCTCGTCCTCTACCGCCGCAGACCGACCGCGTACCAGACCCAGCACGTGATCCTGCACGAGCTGTGCCACGAGTGGTTCGACCACGGCACGACGCTCGACGCGGACCAACTGCGCACGCTCCTGCCGGTCTTCGACACCTCGCTGATCGCCCGGATGATCTCGCCGGCCGCCGCCGAGTCCTTCGCCTCCGGCGGCGGCACCGTCCAGGCCCGCGCCCAGTACGACACCCATGACGAACGCATGGCCGAATTCGGTGCCTCTCTGATCCCCCGGATGGCACGGGACCTCACCACCGATGACATGGTGGGGCGGCTGGACAACTCCCTGTCCCGCCCGGTGGCACACCGGCGGCGCGGCCTCTTCCCCGGAAGACGACCCAGCGGCGACTGA
- a CDS encoding MAB_1171c family putative transporter, with the protein MTPLDLAGYLIAGLMTAVALWRMPAALWGDEEDRRRRALWGCYAGFAVALWTKTEAVRIGLNNSAVTDLAVLIKHYTATAAILAILSYIVAIYGSYPEEGAVPRHVRFARLVQKLAAKASVATLILLTVLFFTVVDRSEPSDRFVSDHAGEWGATLYMSVFYLYLGAASAVCAFQWALATLDARRRHLRVGLGMMTFAMFIGVGYTVSRTLFLWISVADEPTEAFALRFDRITEAAQLVLFAFFALGASVPAFAAGARRARLWRAQVRLHSLWYELMTAFPEQPFDPPASLPRELTRFNVPADLRVDRWAADIADAAEKLRHYVPDGLLDAAGRAAARDTDDPRRAAPLTDAYWMRAALLAKESGAPAGGAATVASQHAADQDGEVARLVRVAAAYRTVDEERARAVLAAATAGTGRGTTTRTTETSA; encoded by the coding sequence GTGACCCCCCTCGATCTCGCCGGCTACCTCATAGCGGGCCTGATGACGGCCGTTGCCCTGTGGCGTATGCCCGCTGCCCTGTGGGGCGACGAGGAGGACCGCAGACGCCGGGCCCTGTGGGGCTGCTACGCGGGATTCGCCGTCGCCCTGTGGACGAAGACCGAGGCGGTGCGCATCGGCCTCAACAACAGCGCCGTCACCGACCTCGCCGTCCTCATCAAGCACTACACCGCCACGGCGGCAATTCTGGCCATCCTCAGCTACATCGTGGCCATCTACGGCAGCTACCCCGAAGAGGGCGCGGTCCCCCGTCACGTACGGTTCGCGCGGCTCGTCCAGAAGCTGGCGGCCAAGGCCTCCGTCGCCACGCTGATCCTGCTGACGGTCCTGTTCTTCACCGTCGTCGACCGCTCCGAGCCCTCGGACCGCTTCGTCTCCGACCACGCCGGGGAGTGGGGCGCCACGCTCTACATGAGCGTCTTCTACCTCTACCTGGGGGCCGCGTCCGCCGTCTGCGCCTTCCAGTGGGCGCTGGCCACCCTCGACGCCCGCCGCCGCCACCTGCGCGTCGGGCTCGGGATGATGACCTTCGCGATGTTCATCGGCGTCGGATACACCGTCAGCCGCACGCTCTTCCTCTGGATCAGCGTGGCCGACGAGCCGACCGAGGCGTTCGCCCTGCGCTTCGACCGGATCACCGAGGCGGCGCAGCTCGTGCTGTTCGCCTTCTTCGCCCTCGGGGCCTCCGTCCCGGCGTTCGCGGCCGGGGCACGCCGGGCCAGGCTGTGGCGGGCCCAGGTCCGACTGCACTCCCTCTGGTACGAGTTGATGACCGCGTTCCCGGAGCAGCCGTTCGACCCGCCGGCGTCGCTGCCCCGCGAGCTGACCCGCTTCAACGTCCCCGCCGACCTGCGGGTGGACCGCTGGGCCGCCGACATCGCGGACGCCGCCGAGAAGCTGCGCCACTACGTGCCCGACGGACTGCTCGACGCCGCCGGGCGGGCCGCCGCCCGCGACACGGACGATCCGCGCCGCGCCGCGCCCCTCACCGACGCCTACTGGATGCGGGCCGCCCTGCTCGCCAAGGAGTCCGGCGCGCCGGCCGGGGGCGCCGCGACGGTCGCCTCCCAGCACGCCGCGGACCAGGACGGCGAGGTGGCCCGGCTGGTCCGGGTCGCCGCCGCGTACCGGACGGTCGACGAGGAGCGCGCCCGCGCCGTCCTCGCCGCCGCGACGGCCGGAACCGGCCGCGGCACCACCACCCGCACGACGGAGACGAGCGCATGA